One window of Trifolium pratense cultivar HEN17-A07 linkage group LG5, ARS_RC_1.1, whole genome shotgun sequence genomic DNA carries:
- the LOC123885673 gene encoding GDSL esterase/lipase 5-like, whose translation MMKFTISSIFFNVFLIITLVFQTHASKINYRSNKYKALFIFGDSFLDAGNNNYINTTSLDQANFLPYGETYFKFPTGRFSDGRLISDFIAEYANIPLVPPFLQPGYNQYYNGVNFASGGAGALVETFQGSVIPFKTQARNFKKVTAWLRHKLGSSDSKTLLSNAVYMFSIGSNDYLSPILTNSSVLKYYSHSEYVSMVVGNFTSTIKEIHKSGARKFAILNLPPLGCLPGTRIIQSQGKGSCLKELSSLTSIHNQALYVALLELEKQLRGFKFTLYDLNSDITQMINHPLKYGLKEGKSACCGSGSFRGKYSCGGKRGEKRFELCHKPNEHLFWDSYHLTENAYKQLAARMWDHTGNSHTIGNYIISDFFQ comes from the exons ATGATGAAGTTCACCATAAGCTCTATTTTCTTCAATGTTTTTCTCATTATAACTCTTGTATTTCAAACTCATGCAAgcaaaatcaattatagaaGCAACAAGTACAAAGCCTTATTCATTTTTGGAGATTCTTTCTTAGATGCTGGCAATAACAATTACATAAACACCACAAGCCTTGATCAAGCAAATTTCTTGCCTTATGGAGAAACCTATTTCAAGTTCCCAACTGGTAGATTCTCGGATGGTCGTTTGATATCTGATTTTATTG ctGAATACGCAAATATTCCACTAGTTCCACCATTTCTACAACCTGGCTATAACCAATACTACAATGGAGTGAATTTTGCATCTGGTGGAGCAGGTGCACTTGTTGAAACTTTCCAAGGGTCG GTAATTCCTTTCAAAACACAAGCAAGAAACTTCAAGAAAGTAACAGCTTGGTTGAGGCACAAGTTAGGCAGTTCTGATTCCAAAACATTGTTATCAAATGCCGTCTACATGTTTAGCATTGGATCTAATGATTATCTTAGTCCAATCTTGACAAATTCTAGTGTTCTAAAGTATTATTCTCATTCAGAATATGTTAGCATGGTTGTTGGTAACTTCACTTCCACTATCAAG GAAATACATAAAAGTGGGGCTAGAAAATTTGCAATCTTGAACTTACCACCATTAGGTTGTCTTCCAGGAACTAGAATAATTCAATCACAGGGGAAAGGTAGCTGCTTAAAAGAGCTTTCATCACTTACAAGTATACATAATCAAGCTCTTTATGTGGCTCTCTTAGAATTGGAGAAACAATTAAGGGGCTTCAAATTTACTCTCTATGATTTGAACTCTGATATCACTCAAATGATCAACCATCCCTTAAAATATG GTTTGAAGGAAGGAAAATCAGCATGTTGTGGGAGTGGGTCATTTAGAGGAAAATATAGTTGTGGTGGAAAAAGAGGAGAGAAACGCTTTGAATTATGTCACAAACCAAATGAACATTTATTTTGGGATTCTTACCATCTTACAGAAAATGCTTATAAACAATTGGCAGCTCGAATGTGGGATCATACTGGAAATTCTCACACTATTGGGAATTATATTATCAGTGATTTCTTCCAATAA
- the LOC123885674 gene encoding 54S ribosomal protein L51, mitochondrial-like has product MALRGVWQLKKLVVSYSDWGGSSKGIRAFMESHLPAFKEANPQLEVDTEMIRGQHPHLKALYKNHNDRVVCVKNMDPEEILLHATRLRNSLGRKVIKLRTRHVTKHPSVQGTWTTALKYQDEQNQVL; this is encoded by the exons ATGGCATTGCGAGGAGTTTGGCAACTTAAGAAACTCGTTGTTAGCTACAGCGATTGGGGTGGAAGTAGCAAAGGCATTAg GGCATTTATGGAATCCCATTTGCCAGCATTTAAGGAGGCGAATCCTCAGTTAGAGGTAGACACTGAAATGATTCGTGGTCAGCATCCACATCTAAAGGCTTTATACA AGAACCATAACGACCGAGTGGTGTGTGTGAAGAATATGGATCCTGAAGAGATACTTCTGCATGCAACCAGGCTAAGGAATTCACTGGGAAGGAAAGTAATTAAGCTGAGGACGAGACATGTAACCAAACACCCTAGTGTGCAAGGTACATGGACAACTGCTTTGAAATATCAGGATGAACAAAACCAGGTTTTGTGA
- the LOC123886681 gene encoding uncharacterized protein LOC123886681 — translation MKPNIYKYSFRHRDNDSVHWSPPLRGTLKINVDAHLSSDGHWSTWLVLRRSDESAVGAATRVHKGVADVVTGEAMVLNDAMDWVEKLGEDKVIFELDSQIVVKAMKEKAKVRRGWGGVIRQCKLFLDDKPQANIVWVPRAANKVAHELAKWAEHEPNRKWLNITPPCIWSLIQKDKSLIASS, via the exons atgaaaccaaacatatacAAATACTCTTTTAGACATAGGGACAACGATTCTGTGCa CTGGAGTCCACCGCTTAGGGGCACCCTGAAGATCAATGTGGATGCTCACCTAAGCAGTGATGGCCATTGGTCAACATGGCTGGTTCTGAGACGGTCAGATGAAAGCGCCGTTGGAGCTGCAACTAGGGTTCATAAAGGGGTAGCGGATGTAGTAACAGGAGAGGCGATGGTTTTGAATGACGCTATGGATTGGGTCGAAAAGCTTGGAGAAGACAAGGTAATCTTTGAACTGGACTCTCAAATCGTAGTGAAGGCTATGAAAGAGAAAGCGAAGGTTCGACGGGGATGGGGTGGTGTGATTCGACAATGCAAGCTCTTCCTCGATGATAAACCTCAAGCTAACATCGTTTGGGTTCCTAGGGCTGCAAACAAAGTTGCTCATGAGTTAGCAAAATGGGCCGAACACGAGCCCAATAGAAAATGGTTAAATATTACACCCCCTTGTATTTGGTCTCTTATACAAAAAGATAAGAGCCTTATTGCTTCTTCTTAG